The following are encoded together in the Pedobacter steynii genome:
- the rpmF gene encoding 50S ribosomal protein L32: MAHPKRKISKSRRDKRRTHYKAVAPSLATCQTTGAIHVPHHAYNVDGNLYYNGKLVIENTSIG; the protein is encoded by the coding sequence ATGGCACATCCAAAACGCAAGATTTCTAAAAGTAGAAGAGATAAAAGAAGAACTCACTATAAAGCTGTAGCTCCTTCTTTGGCTACTTGTCAAACCACTGGTGCAATTCACGTACCTCACCATGCATATAACGTTGATGGTAACCTATACTACAACGGTAAATTGGTTATTGAAAACACTTCAATAGGTTAA
- the greA gene encoding transcription elongation factor GreA, with product MTEVTYYTQDGLDRLKEELHHMKTTGRQLISKAIAEARDKGDLSENAEYDAAKEAQGLHEAKIAKLAATLSTARLIDESKLDTSKVLALSIVKIKNVKNGATMSYQLVAESEADLKTGKISVKSPIAQGLLGKSVGDKTEIQVPAGKIEFEILEITR from the coding sequence ATGACAGAGGTTACCTATTATACCCAAGATGGTTTAGACAGACTAAAGGAAGAATTACATCATATGAAAACTACCGGAAGACAACTGATCTCTAAGGCGATTGCCGAAGCTAGAGATAAAGGGGATCTTTCTGAGAATGCGGAATATGATGCAGCAAAGGAGGCGCAGGGTTTGCACGAAGCTAAAATAGCAAAATTGGCAGCAACACTCTCTACAGCCAGATTAATTGATGAATCCAAGCTTGATACCTCCAAGGTATTGGCATTATCTATAGTAAAGATCAAAAATGTTAAAAACGGAGCTACCATGTCTTATCAGTTGGTAGCGGAAAGTGAGGCCGACCTTAAAACCGGTAAAATCTCCGTAAAATCGCCGATTGCCCAAGGACTATTGGGAAAATCAGTAGGTGATAAAACAGAGATTCAGGTTCCTGCAGGAAAGATTGAATTCGAGATATTAGAAATTACCAGATAA
- the rsmA gene encoding 16S rRNA (adenine(1518)-N(6)/adenine(1519)-N(6))-dimethyltransferase RsmA, with protein sequence MSLVRAKKHLGQHFLTDKKIAAKIVNGLVHTDQYKQVLEVGPGMGILSDILLEREDLETFLIDIDVESYHFLQEKYPQLGGRLINGDFLALDLSSIFKEKYAIIGNFPYNISSQILFKILENRGQVVEMVGMFQKEVAERCASKSGTKDYGILSVLIQAYYDIEYLFTVKPGTFNPPPKVNSGVIRLSRNQVESLPCDEKLFWRTVKAGFNQRRKTLRNALSGMVPKDKMDDHIFFDKRAEQLSVEQFIELTQHLAHLSQ encoded by the coding sequence ATGAGTTTGGTTAGGGCAAAGAAACATTTAGGACAACATTTTTTAACCGACAAAAAGATTGCGGCAAAAATTGTAAACGGCCTGGTGCATACCGATCAGTACAAGCAGGTGCTTGAAGTTGGTCCTGGAATGGGAATTCTTTCAGATATTTTATTGGAAAGAGAAGATCTGGAAACTTTTCTGATTGATATTGATGTGGAATCTTACCATTTTCTTCAGGAGAAGTACCCTCAGTTGGGAGGCCGTTTGATCAATGGCGATTTCCTGGCTTTAGACCTTTCGTCGATATTTAAAGAAAAATATGCGATCATTGGGAACTTCCCTTATAATATATCCTCACAGATTCTTTTCAAGATTCTGGAAAACCGCGGACAGGTAGTTGAGATGGTAGGGATGTTTCAGAAGGAAGTTGCCGAACGTTGTGCTTCCAAGTCAGGAACTAAAGATTATGGAATTTTAAGTGTGCTGATCCAGGCATATTATGATATAGAGTATTTATTTACCGTGAAGCCGGGAACCTTCAATCCACCTCCGAAAGTTAACTCTGGGGTGATCCGATTGAGCCGTAACCAGGTGGAAAGTCTTCCATGTGATGAAAAGCTTTTCTGGCGTACGGTAAAAGCGGGTTTCAATCAAAGAAGAAAAACTTTGAGAAATGCTCTTTCAGGTATGGTTCCAAAAGATAAGATGGATGATCATATTTTCTTTGATAAACGCGCAGAACAATTAAGTGTAGAGCAGTTCATTGAGCTGACCCAACATTTAGCCCATCTTTCACAATAA
- a CDS encoding nucleotide pyrophosphohydrolase: protein MTISEAQETVDQWIKNTGIRYFNELTNTAILMEEVGEVARIMSRKYGEQSFKKSDEAVDLADEMADVLFVLICLANQTGIDLTEAMEKNLIKKSIRDADRHKNNEKLK from the coding sequence ATGACCATATCAGAAGCACAGGAAACCGTAGATCAATGGATAAAAAATACAGGTATCCGTTATTTTAACGAACTCACCAATACTGCAATCCTGATGGAAGAAGTTGGCGAAGTTGCCAGGATTATGTCCAGAAAATATGGCGAGCAGTCTTTCAAGAAAAGTGATGAAGCAGTAGACCTTGCAGATGAAATGGCTGATGTGCTGTTCGTCCTCATCTGCCTGGCCAACCAGACAGGAATAGACCTGACCGAGGCTATGGAAAAAAATCTGATCAAAAAGTCAATCCGGGACGCGGATCGGCACAAGAACAATGAAAAATTAAAATAA
- the rsgA gene encoding ribosome small subunit-dependent GTPase A — protein MQGLVIKSTGSWYQVHAEDGVDYDCRIKGKFRIQGIQTTNPIAVGDQVEFELEPNSDNGIINKLHDRKNYIIRKSINLSKQAQIIAANLDQAFLVVTLASPRTSLGFIDRFLATAEAYDIPAVLIFNKLDLFNEDGLAILEDYKSIYENIGYPCYTVSALEGTNIPQIENLLKDKTTLFSGHSGVGKSSLINVLLPGRSIKTGEISEASDKGQHTTTFAEMHTLPFGGYLIDTPGIRELGIFDIRPEELGHYFREMRALLNQCRFNNCRHVNEPGCAVIKAVENGEIEISRYESYLSIYNGNETRA, from the coding sequence ATGCAAGGATTAGTAATAAAATCAACAGGAAGCTGGTATCAGGTACACGCAGAAGATGGCGTTGACTACGACTGCCGTATTAAAGGTAAGTTCCGGATTCAAGGCATTCAAACTACCAATCCCATTGCTGTTGGCGATCAGGTTGAATTTGAACTGGAACCCAATTCAGACAATGGCATCATTAATAAACTACATGACCGGAAGAATTACATCATCCGTAAATCTATTAACCTGTCTAAGCAGGCGCAGATTATTGCCGCCAATCTGGATCAGGCTTTTTTGGTGGTTACCCTTGCTTCGCCACGTACCTCTTTAGGTTTTATTGATCGCTTTCTGGCCACTGCGGAGGCCTACGATATTCCGGCAGTACTGATCTTCAATAAGCTTGATTTATTCAACGAAGATGGATTGGCCATTCTGGAAGATTACAAAAGCATTTACGAGAACATTGGTTATCCCTGCTATACGGTATCAGCTCTGGAAGGAACCAATATTCCTCAGATAGAAAATCTGTTAAAAGACAAAACCACCCTTTTCTCCGGACACTCCGGAGTAGGAAAATCCAGCCTGATCAATGTGCTGCTCCCCGGTAGAAGCATCAAAACAGGCGAAATTTCTGAAGCAAGTGATAAAGGTCAGCATACCACTACTTTTGCAGAAATGCATACCCTTCCCTTTGGAGGATACCTGATCGATACTCCCGGTATCAGAGAACTGGGAATTTTCGACATCAGACCCGAAGAACTGGGGCATTACTTCAGAGAAATGCGTGCTTTACTCAATCAATGCAGGTTTAACAACTGCAGACACGTCAATGAGCCCGGTTGTGCAGTAATCAAAGCAGTCGAAAACGGAGAAATTGAGATCAGCAGGTACGAAAGTTACCTCAGCATCTATAATGGTAATGAAACCCGTGCTTAA
- a CDS encoding HIT family protein yields MASIFSKIVDGEIPAHVVAETTEFLAFLDVNPLTMGHVLVIPKKEIDYIFDMDEESYFGLTLFAKIVATGLKEAFPCKKVGVAVIGLEVPHVHIHLIPMNAVNDMNFSKEKLKPSQEELAEAAIKIKAALNETTA; encoded by the coding sequence ATGGCAAGTATATTTTCAAAAATAGTAGATGGCGAGATCCCTGCGCATGTGGTAGCGGAAACGACAGAATTTCTGGCTTTCCTGGATGTAAATCCCCTCACAATGGGACATGTTCTGGTGATTCCTAAAAAGGAAATTGATTACATTTTTGACATGGACGAAGAAAGCTATTTTGGGCTGACTTTATTTGCTAAAATTGTAGCTACAGGCTTAAAAGAGGCTTTCCCTTGTAAAAAAGTGGGTGTAGCTGTGATTGGGCTGGAAGTACCCCATGTTCATATTCACCTCATTCCGATGAATGCAGTAAACGATATGAACTTTAGTAAAGAAAAATTAAAACCTTCGCAGGAAGAATTGGCAGAAGCGGCAATAAAGATTAAGGCTGCACTAAATGAGACTACTGCTTAA
- the accB gene encoding acetyl-CoA carboxylase biotin carboxyl carrier protein encodes MDIKQIQELIKFVSRSGVNEVAIEQEDFKITIKTNQAPTVVHATVPAQIAPAVVPAAAAPQPAVPTETKAPVAAVEDDSKYITIKSPMIGTFYRSSSPDKPSFVNVGDEVAVGKVICIIEAMKLFNEIESEVSGRIVKVLVENASPVEYDQPLFLVEPM; translated from the coding sequence ATGGATATCAAACAAATTCAGGAACTTATTAAATTTGTTTCTCGTTCGGGCGTAAATGAAGTCGCTATTGAGCAGGAAGACTTCAAAATTACTATCAAAACCAATCAGGCTCCTACTGTTGTTCATGCAACTGTTCCAGCTCAGATTGCTCCGGCTGTTGTACCAGCAGCGGCAGCACCGCAACCAGCTGTACCAACAGAAACAAAAGCACCTGTTGCTGCTGTCGAAGACGATTCTAAATACATTACTATAAAATCGCCTATGATCGGAACTTTTTACCGTTCATCAAGCCCTGATAAACCTTCTTTCGTAAATGTAGGTGATGAGGTTGCGGTAGGTAAAGTGATCTGTATCATTGAAGCCATGAAATTGTTCAATGAAATCGAAAGTGAAGTTTCAGGAAGAATCGTTAAGGTTCTTGTAGAAAATGCTTCTCCAGTAGAATATGACCAACCGTTATTTTTAGTTGAACCTATGTAA
- a CDS encoding Lrp/AsnC family transcriptional regulator, whose amino-acid sequence MEHFDKMDQRILNALQHNARMNTKEIAHKVGLTVTPTYERLKKIEKSGVIKNYVTLLDREKIGKTLAAFCNVTLQVHSLPLLKKFEAAMSKLDEVMECYHVAGTYDYLLKVVVNDMNRYQDFLTNKLAAIENIANVNSLFVMTEIKHTTAYVIDK is encoded by the coding sequence ATGGAACACTTCGATAAGATGGATCAGCGCATTTTAAATGCTTTACAACATAATGCAAGAATGAACACCAAGGAGATTGCACATAAAGTAGGTTTAACCGTTACGCCGACTTATGAACGTTTAAAAAAGATCGAGAAATCCGGAGTAATCAAGAACTATGTGACTTTGCTGGATCGGGAAAAGATCGGCAAAACATTAGCGGCATTTTGTAATGTGACTTTACAGGTGCACTCTCTTCCCCTGTTAAAGAAGTTTGAGGCGGCAATGAGTAAGCTGGATGAGGTTATGGAATGCTACCACGTTGCGGGAACCTATGATTACCTGTTAAAGGTAGTGGTCAATGACATGAACAGGTATCAGGACTTTTTAACCAATAAATTGGCCGCGATAGAGAATATCGCAAATGTAAACAGTTTATTTGTGATGACAGAGATTAAGCATACTACAGCCTATGTGATCGATAAATAG
- the dtd gene encoding D-aminoacyl-tRNA deacylase, with translation MRAIIQRVTEAACLVEGKTTGSIETGFLVLLGIEDADTSEDLEWLSQKIVNMRIFSDENGLMNKSLADVNGNILLISQFTLFAATKKGNRPGFTRAARPDKAIPLYEEMIRRLTVLLQKEVQTGIFGADMKISLLNDGPVTIMIDTKNKE, from the coding sequence ATGAGAGCAATCATACAAAGAGTTACTGAAGCTGCATGCTTAGTGGAAGGTAAAACTACCGGCAGCATTGAAACCGGATTCCTCGTTTTATTAGGTATTGAAGATGCCGACACTTCCGAAGATCTGGAATGGCTTAGTCAGAAGATCGTCAACATGAGAATCTTTAGTGATGAAAATGGCCTGATGAATAAATCCCTGGCGGATGTGAACGGAAATATCCTCCTGATCAGTCAGTTTACTTTATTTGCAGCCACCAAAAAAGGCAACAGACCGGGTTTCACCAGAGCCGCCCGACCAGATAAAGCCATTCCTCTTTACGAAGAAATGATCCGACGACTGACTGTTCTTCTGCAAAAAGAGGTACAGACCGGAATATTTGGAGCCGACATGAAAATCAGCTTATTAAATGATGGTCCAGTTACCATCATGATAGATACCAAAAACAAAGAATAA
- the pdxA gene encoding 4-hydroxythreonine-4-phosphate dehydrogenase PdxA, protein MSNKIKIGISIGDVNGIGLEVILKTLSENRILDYCTPIVYGHTKVASYHRKALGLSDFNFNVITEPSLANPKKANIINCWEEDVKIELGVANETGGKYALLSLEKATEDLIKGDIDALVTAPINKHNIQSETFKFPGHTEYLMERSGSNDVLMFLLSEDIRVGVVTGHIPIADVPKSITADKIVKKLLMMNESLKKDFWIEKPKIAVLGLNPHAGDNGLLGTEEAETIMPAIQQAFDKGVICFGPYPADGFFGKGSYKQFDAVLAMYHDQGLIPFKTIAFSTGVNYSAGLKIVRTSPDHGTGYDIAGKNLADPTSFIEALFAATHIVRNRREQEELLKNQLRSGGKIIETAADTKDDAN, encoded by the coding sequence ATGAGCAATAAAATTAAAATTGGAATAAGCATAGGTGATGTCAATGGTATCGGTTTAGAAGTAATCCTTAAAACTTTATCGGAAAACAGGATCCTTGATTACTGTACGCCCATCGTTTACGGACACACTAAAGTTGCTTCATACCATCGCAAGGCTTTAGGTCTGAGCGACTTCAACTTCAATGTCATCACAGAACCATCTCTTGCCAATCCTAAAAAGGCAAATATCATCAACTGCTGGGAAGAAGATGTAAAGATAGAACTTGGCGTTGCCAATGAAACAGGCGGAAAATACGCCTTGCTTTCTTTAGAAAAAGCGACAGAAGATTTAATAAAAGGAGATATTGATGCGTTAGTAACCGCGCCGATCAATAAACATAACATCCAGTCTGAAACCTTCAAATTTCCGGGACATACCGAATACCTGATGGAACGCAGTGGAAGCAATGACGTCCTGATGTTCCTTTTAAGTGAGGATATCAGAGTAGGTGTCGTTACCGGGCACATTCCTATTGCAGACGTTCCTAAAAGCATCACCGCAGATAAAATCGTAAAAAAACTGTTGATGATGAACGAAAGTTTAAAGAAGGATTTCTGGATTGAGAAACCAAAAATTGCGGTGCTTGGGCTAAACCCACATGCCGGCGACAACGGACTATTGGGTACAGAAGAAGCGGAAACCATTATGCCGGCCATTCAGCAAGCCTTCGATAAAGGGGTAATTTGTTTTGGTCCTTACCCTGCCGACGGCTTTTTTGGTAAAGGTAGCTACAAACAATTTGATGCCGTTTTAGCGATGTATCATGATCAGGGTTTAATCCCCTTCAAAACCATCGCTTTCAGTACCGGCGTAAACTATTCTGCAGGCCTTAAAATCGTACGTACTTCGCCGGATCATGGCACAGGATATGACATTGCCGGCAAGAACCTTGCAGATCCGACTTCATTTATAGAAGCCTTATTTGCAGCAACTCACATCGTAAGGAACAGAAGAGAACAGGAAGAATTATTGAAAAACCAGCTCAGAAGTGGCGGAAAAATTATAGAAACTGCAGCAGATACAAAAGATGATGCAAATTAG
- a CDS encoding histidine decarboxylase — MEFNLSTEDNKRLSELYEKVQSKTSLFLGYPVSKDFDYTPLLPFLQYPINNLGDPFTESTYAVDTREMERDVVHFFAELFRAQQDNWWGYVTNGGSEGNMYGLYLARELYPKAMVYYSDSTHYSVQKNLLLLNMPNIAIRSQANGEMDYEDLHNSLLMNRHLPVVIFANIGTTMTEARDDVRRIKGILKNLAIKNHYIHADGALSGSYSAFIEPRPAFDFADGVDSIAISGHKFIGSPMPCGLVIVKKTNRDRIARSIDYIGSVDTTITGSRNGHSPLFLWYTLKKLGMKGLKERAMHSLAIAAYAEEQLKSLGIEAWRNHNAITVVFPAPSKWICQKWQLASESGLSHIICMPNVDRSQIDELICDIISDPEKINHSFHRGTNESTKDTSFSSTF, encoded by the coding sequence ATGGAATTTAATCTTTCAACTGAAGATAATAAAAGACTCTCAGAGTTATATGAGAAGGTGCAATCGAAAACCAGTTTGTTCCTTGGTTATCCGGTATCAAAAGATTTCGATTATACACCACTCCTTCCTTTTTTGCAATATCCGATCAACAACCTTGGGGATCCTTTTACAGAATCGACGTATGCGGTGGACACCAGGGAGATGGAAAGAGACGTTGTACACTTCTTCGCGGAACTCTTCCGTGCCCAGCAGGACAACTGGTGGGGATATGTTACCAATGGCGGCTCTGAAGGAAACATGTATGGTCTTTACCTGGCCAGAGAGCTTTATCCAAAGGCAATGGTTTATTATTCTGATTCCACGCATTACAGTGTCCAGAAAAACCTTTTGCTGTTGAACATGCCTAATATTGCGATCCGCTCACAGGCCAACGGAGAGATGGATTATGAAGACCTTCATAACAGTCTGCTTATGAACCGTCACCTGCCAGTCGTGATCTTTGCCAACATAGGAACAACGATGACAGAAGCAAGAGATGATGTCAGAAGAATTAAAGGCATCCTGAAAAATCTGGCCATCAAAAACCATTATATCCATGCAGATGGCGCCTTATCCGGAAGTTACAGCGCTTTTATCGAACCGCGTCCGGCTTTCGACTTTGCCGATGGCGTAGACAGCATCGCCATCAGCGGACATAAATTCATCGGCTCTCCCATGCCTTGCGGACTTGTAATTGTGAAGAAGACTAACCGGGATAGAATTGCGCGCTCCATCGACTACATTGGTAGTGTAGACACGACCATCACCGGCTCCAGAAATGGACATAGCCCGCTGTTTCTTTGGTATACCTTGAAAAAACTGGGAATGAAAGGATTAAAAGAAAGAGCAATGCACAGTCTGGCAATCGCCGCTTATGCAGAAGAACAGCTAAAGAGTCTCGGAATCGAGGCCTGGAGAAATCATAATGCCATTACTGTTGTTTTTCCCGCACCTTCAAAATGGATTTGTCAGAAATGGCAGCTTGCTTCGGAAAGCGGTTTATCCCACATCATTTGTATGCCAAACGTAGATCGGTCTCAAATTGATGAACTGATCTGTGATATCATCTCTGATCCTGAAAAAATCAACCACAGCTTCCATAGAGGAACAAATGAATCAACAAAAGATACCTCCTTCTCCAGCACTTTCTAA
- a CDS encoding YceD family protein: MKPLKQFSIPFTGLKIGKHQFDFDIDNSFFDAFEYSLVKKGTLKVDIELDKQETMLILQFHIKGTIVLDCDKCLSEFNAPIEVQERQIVKFAEDELESDDLEIIVLSKKESELDVALPIYELITVSVPYIKVCEQNGDGQKCDQEMIDRLKSLSAGTPEEEENNDDDPRWAALKKLK; this comes from the coding sequence TTGAAACCACTAAAACAATTTTCAATCCCCTTTACCGGCTTAAAAATTGGCAAACATCAGTTTGACTTTGATATTGATAACAGCTTTTTTGACGCCTTTGAGTACTCTTTAGTAAAAAAAGGAACCTTAAAAGTTGACATTGAACTGGATAAACAGGAAACAATGTTAATTTTGCAGTTCCATATCAAAGGAACAATCGTATTGGATTGTGACAAATGCTTGTCAGAATTTAATGCACCAATAGAAGTACAGGAAAGGCAGATCGTAAAATTTGCTGAAGATGAACTGGAAAGTGATGATTTAGAAATCATTGTCCTGAGCAAAAAAGAAAGTGAACTTGATGTTGCACTTCCAATTTATGAGCTCATCACCGTTTCGGTACCTTATATTAAAGTCTGTGAGCAGAATGGCGATGGCCAGAAATGTGATCAGGAAATGATCGACAGATTGAAAAGTCTATCGGCCGGAACACCCGAAGAAGAAGAAAACAACGATGATGACCCGCGTTGGGCAGCATTAAAAAAATTAAAATAA
- a CDS encoding 2-hydroxyacid dehydrogenase has protein sequence MSKRKILIVDELHPIFKERAIALGYEVDDEPLFTREQTLAAISACQGIAVRTKFRIDQELMEAAPSLKFIARAGAGLDNIDEAYALSRNIALLNAPEGNMDAVGEHATGLLLSLMNNFRNADREVRNGTWDREGNRGYELKGKTVGIIGYGFMGKSFAKKLSGFEVNVIAYDKYKTGFGDAYAKEVSMEEIVRQSDVLSLHIPLTEETRQMVNEEYLFHFRKPFFFINTARGEIVNTAAVLDAIRSGKILGAGLDVLEVEKFPALSDQDWFTTLKSEGKVILTPHVGGWTFESYRKISEVLAEKLSSVI, from the coding sequence ATGAGCAAAAGGAAAATTTTAATTGTTGACGAATTGCATCCTATTTTTAAGGAGCGTGCGATAGCTTTAGGATATGAAGTGGACGATGAGCCTCTTTTTACCCGGGAGCAAACTTTAGCTGCGATTTCTGCTTGCCAGGGAATTGCCGTGAGAACAAAATTCAGGATTGATCAGGAGCTGATGGAGGCTGCTCCATCTCTTAAATTCATAGCGAGAGCAGGCGCCGGACTGGATAATATCGATGAAGCCTACGCTTTAAGCCGCAATATTGCTTTGCTCAATGCTCCGGAAGGTAATATGGATGCTGTGGGAGAACATGCTACCGGTTTGCTGTTGTCTTTAATGAACAATTTTCGGAATGCAGATCGGGAAGTGCGTAATGGCACCTGGGACAGAGAAGGAAACAGAGGTTATGAGCTTAAGGGAAAAACTGTTGGCATTATTGGCTACGGTTTTATGGGAAAAAGTTTTGCTAAAAAGCTTTCCGGCTTTGAGGTTAATGTGATTGCTTATGATAAGTATAAAACAGGTTTTGGCGATGCGTATGCAAAAGAAGTGAGCATGGAAGAGATCGTCAGGCAAAGTGATGTATTGAGTTTGCATATTCCTCTGACCGAAGAAACACGTCAGATGGTAAATGAGGAGTACCTTTTTCATTTTCGCAAACCTTTCTTTTTTATCAACACTGCAAGGGGAGAGATTGTGAATACAGCAGCAGTGCTGGACGCAATTCGTTCAGGAAAAATTCTGGGAGCAGGATTAGATGTTTTAGAGGTTGAGAAATTTCCGGCATTGTCAGATCAGGATTGGTTTACTACACTTAAATCTGAAGGAAAAGTGATCCTGACCCCACATGTTGGGGGCTGGACTTTTGAATCTTATCGTAAAATATCAGAAGTTTTAGCAGAGAAGCTTTCTTCTGTCATTTAA
- the plsX gene encoding phosphate acyltransferase PlsX: MKIGLDIMGGDYAPKANVLGAIAAHQLLSPGEHIVLIGDTQQIKPLLTENGFNPDHFEYVHTEEVIGMGEHPTKAIVQKPNSSIAVGFSLLKEGKLDSFASAGNSGAMLVGAVFSVKTIPGIIRPCLTTFLPKLSGGVGLMLDVGANADCKPDTLLQFGILGSLYAEYVMQIVNPKVALMNIGEEDEKGDMLSLATFPLMKDTNLFNFVGNVEGRDLFNDKADVIVCDGFTGNVMLKLAESFYVLTLKRGLKDDFFDRFNYENYGGSPVLGVNAPVIIGHGISSPTAVKNMILQSRDMITTGLVGKIQAAFK; encoded by the coding sequence ATGAAAATAGGTCTCGATATAATGGGCGGAGACTATGCTCCTAAAGCAAACGTTTTAGGAGCAATAGCTGCCCATCAATTGTTATCTCCCGGAGAGCACATAGTGCTGATTGGAGATACGCAGCAGATTAAGCCCCTTCTCACTGAAAACGGATTCAATCCGGATCACTTTGAATATGTTCATACCGAAGAAGTGATCGGTATGGGCGAACATCCCACTAAGGCCATTGTTCAAAAGCCAAATTCCAGTATTGCTGTTGGTTTTTCTTTACTTAAAGAAGGAAAACTGGACTCTTTTGCCAGTGCCGGTAATTCTGGTGCTATGCTTGTTGGTGCCGTATTTAGTGTCAAAACTATTCCGGGAATCATCAGGCCATGTCTCACAACTTTTCTTCCTAAACTCAGCGGTGGCGTAGGTCTGATGCTTGATGTTGGCGCAAATGCCGACTGTAAGCCGGATACCTTGCTGCAATTTGGTATATTGGGAAGTTTGTATGCGGAATATGTCATGCAGATCGTCAATCCTAAAGTGGCCCTGATGAATATTGGTGAAGAAGACGAGAAAGGCGACATGCTGAGCCTCGCAACCTTCCCTTTAATGAAGGATACCAATCTCTTCAACTTTGTGGGAAATGTGGAAGGAAGGGACTTATTCAACGATAAAGCTGACGTAATTGTATGTGATGGATTTACAGGAAATGTAATGCTGAAACTGGCAGAATCATTTTATGTACTGACACTGAAAAGAGGGTTAAAAGATGATTTCTTTGACCGCTTTAACTATGAAAACTATGGCGGAAGCCCGGTTTTAGGTGTCAATGCTCCGGTGATCATAGGTCATGGCATTTCAAGTCCGACAGCCGTAAAAAACATGATCCTACAATCCAGGGATATGATTACTACTGGCTTGGTAGGTAAAATTCAAGCCGCATTTAAATAA
- a CDS encoding beta-ketoacyl-ACP synthase III, producing the protein MNKIHAAITAVNGYVPDYVLTNKELESIVDTTDEWITSRTGIKERRILKGEGLGTSDMAVQAVNGLLKKRGISAEEIELIIFCTTTPDMPFPASANILADKIGAKNAWGYDLQAACSGFIYGLSTASQFIESGKHKKVLVVGGDKMSSIINYQDRTTCIIFGDGCGAVLLEPNEEGLGIQDSILKSDGSGRQFLHQKAGGSARPASHETVDNNEHVVHQEGQAVFKFAVTNMADVAAEIMDRNQLTSDDVTWLVPHQANKRIIDATASRMGLGTEKVMINIQRYGNTTNGTIPLCLWEWESQLKKGDNIILAAFGGGFTWGSVYLKWAY; encoded by the coding sequence ATGAATAAAATTCACGCTGCGATTACGGCTGTCAATGGTTACGTACCAGATTACGTACTGACTAATAAAGAGCTAGAATCCATTGTAGACACTACGGATGAATGGATTACTTCCAGAACCGGTATCAAAGAGCGGAGAATATTGAAAGGTGAAGGACTAGGTACCTCTGACATGGCTGTTCAGGCCGTGAACGGGCTACTTAAAAAACGTGGAATTTCTGCGGAAGAAATTGAGCTGATCATCTTCTGTACCACTACCCCTGATATGCCTTTTCCTGCATCAGCAAATATCCTGGCCGATAAAATTGGTGCTAAAAATGCCTGGGGATACGACCTTCAGGCAGCGTGCTCCGGCTTCATCTACGGACTTTCTACTGCATCACAGTTTATCGAATCGGGCAAACATAAAAAAGTATTGGTTGTTGGTGGCGATAAGATGTCGTCTATCATCAACTATCAGGACCGCACCACCTGCATCATTTTTGGTGATGGCTGCGGTGCTGTTCTTTTAGAGCCAAATGAAGAAGGACTGGGGATCCAGGATTCCATCCTGAAAAGTGATGGTTCAGGCAGGCAATTTCTGCATCAGAAAGCGGGAGGCTCAGCAAGACCTGCAAGCCATGAAACCGTCGACAATAATGAGCATGTCGTGCATCAGGAAGGTCAGGCAGTATTCAAATTTGCAGTCACCAATATGGCTGATGTAGCAGCTGAAATCATGGACCGTAATCAGCTTACTTCTGATGATGTGACTTGGTTGGTTCCTCATCAGGCCAACAAAAGGATCATCGATGCCACCGCATCCAGAATGGGACTTGGCACAGAAAAGGTAATGATCAACATTCAACGTTACGGAAATACCACTAACGGGACAATCCCCCTTTGCTTATGGGAATGGGAAAGCCAGCTTAAAAAAGGCGATAACATTATCCTGGCAGCATTCGGAGGCGGTTTTACCTGGGGCTCCGTATACTTAAAATGGGCCTATTAA